The stretch of DNA tgatatttgataTTTCATTTTGTATGTGACTCATGTTATAATTGCAAAGGATTAGAAGACTTAGATTGGTACTGCACTTTcaattttcgtttttttttaatttatacattaaaatatatttatactaTTTGAATATTGtactatatttttaatatgttggCAAAACTAAACCTAGGTATAGCTGGACAGGATTAAACGAATTCAAAATAGATAACTTTCAATTATAACAAACTTTTTTTTCTGAATTCGTACTTAATCGGCCACAAATGCCAAATGCCAAATAGATAATCATATTCTCAAATATCAAAAGCATAATTTTTAGTgcagaaaaatataatttttgagaataggcaacgacCGAATAGAAATTACTCCAGAAAATTTAATCGAAATTCAAAAAACATAACCATAACTTAAAgacatcatttttttatttttgactatattttttaaatgtacCTGAATAAGTAGTTCAAAAAACATAACCATAACTTAAAgacatcatttttttttatttttgactatattttttaaatgtacCTGAATAAGTATTCTTATAGTGATATTTCAACTAACAAACTGATAGATATTTTAACTATAGCAACTGTAAATCAGAATCTGAGCCGACTATAAGGGATTAGGGATAGAAGATTATTAACAAAACATACGATATTGTATTTGTTCTTAACATTTCACTTACTTGAACGCCAGAATCTTTTTTGCAGTTACCACCCAGGATCCAACTTCACGAGGCTACTTTCTTACTGAACAAAAGGCTTCAAGAATTTGGAGAACCATACAGAACCGGCCTATTGCACGGAAAAATAATCTTGccaaaacaaatatatttttaattttatatattattttattacaatTCGATTATTCCGGTTGAACCATAATTCAACATTTAAACCACTAAACCAACAGAGTTTGGCTTTCATGATAAACACCTCAcctaaaaattttaccaaacctAATATTGCAGCTAAGCATGATCAGTGGGAGTGGGAGGAGGAGCTAGTGGAATAAGGACCAAAATGGAGGAGCTCCTTGGAACGCAGCCATGGCTTTACCACCACCACCGAATTGAACATCTTTGGAACGCCATTCTCCCTCTTCGTGGTGGCCGAAATCTTCAAGTAGTACTTCATCCCTGACACCACTTGTTGCTTTGCCTCCACCACCTCCCCAAACTGCAGCTTCtcttcaccatcatcatcttccTCACCGCCATTAAAGTAAATCTGCCATAGCCTCAAACCCTCGTTGTATTTCTCCACCGCGAACTTCCCTAGCTCCTGCACCTCCTTGTTCGCTTTCACGTCGGCAATCTCCGTAGCCCGGCCGACCATCGTCCGGCAAGACGCTGTAGAAAGGAGGCAGAGGGAAGTGAAGAGGATTGTAAGAGTCACCGCCGCCATACTGTGAAAGAACGCAAAATCAAGAAAGCAAAACGCAGAGGCTTTTGCCGTTTTGGTTGTTTATGAAGAGTTTTAGTAGGTCAGTGAGAGAGTGTGTTGTGATTTGTGAATAAAAAGGGGAAGAGTATGGCGGAATATATAGTGTGGTTTGAGTTTGGAGGGAGGTGGGTTTGGTTTGGACACGTAAGAAGTGGGAAGAAGCAATAATTGAAAGATGAGATTAGGTGGAAATGGAAGAGAAGGGAAAACGGACGTTGTGCCGCGTATGTTGTGGGAAACAAAAACTATGGTCTCGGTCATCACTGGGAGGGAGTCAGGGAGGCACGAACTTCTTTGGAGTTTTGCATGTGATTATGTGATGAAGGGGAAAATGTTTCTGAATACTGAAATATATTATTCATACTCATATTTATATGCTAATGTTTTTTGGAGTTTTTCAATATTGAACAACTTTGCTACCTAAGCAACTAGGGTTGCAATTAGTATATAGAGTTCAAAAgaagttcaataaaaaatactaaaagataatcaaaatttattattttttgttattatttagttattaatttaattttttagtttaattttttaatttaataatttaataatatattttatcttatatttttaaatattgatatttaattaataataaaaaataataaattatatagtcatttaatattttccttaaagaaaacataaatccacacaattttatttttaattttttttaagagaataTAAGTtcaaattattaagaaaaatattcaaaatcaaataaaaaaattcaaaatctgaaaaaaaatatctaaaatcaaataaaaacaaatatctaaagttattataaaaatatctaaaatctaataaaaaaaactcgaaacgttacaaattaaaaaaatccaaaatttaataaaaaagaaatattcataattatttaaaaaaatctaaaatctaataaaatgaGACatctaaaatattgaaaaaacacttttaaaaattaaaaagagaaatatttatttaaaattattttaaaaaaatcattcaaaacctaaaaaaaaatatataaaaacattcaaaacatataaaaaaatacatttaaaattaaaaaaaacataaaaaacaaataaaaaaatcatccaaaacttaaaaaaaatatgtgtatCAGAACAAGAGTACTTTGAAAACGATGGCATAATTTCA from Arachis duranensis cultivar V14167 chromosome 4, aradu.V14167.gnm2.J7QH, whole genome shotgun sequence encodes:
- the LOC107482365 gene encoding cysteine proteinase inhibitor 4 translates to MAAVTLTILFTSLCLLSTASCRTMVGRATEIADVKANKEVQELGKFAVEKYNEGLRLWQIYFNGGEEDDDGEEKLQFGEVVEAKQQVVSGMKYYLKISATTKRENGVPKMFNSVVVVKPWLRSKELLHFGPYSTSSSSHSH